A genomic window from Candidatus Binatia bacterium includes:
- a CDS encoding proline--tRNA ligase, with protein MRFSSLFAPTLKDAPTDAEVVSHKLLVRAGMIRQVARGIYDYLPLGLRVLRNVENIVREEMNRAGGQELLMPAVCPAELWKESKRWDLYGKQLLRIKDRHEREFCLGPTHEEVITDIVRSGVRSYRDLPLNLYQVQMKFRDEIRPRFGLMRGREFLMKDAYSFHTDKEDCEREYRHMYEAYERIFNRCGLEFRAVEADTGAIGGTLSHEFQVLAESGEDAIAACGNCTYAANVELAALGEGPGDTLTEEASAELQRVATPNKRTVEDVSSYLEINVDRFIKTLIFEKDDGTAVAALVRGDQSLSEAKLRAALGCDWIRLADTRTVEKVTGASVGFAGPVGLDAPIIADHSLHGIRGAASGANSDDEHLVGVEHGRDFGPGVRFADLREATQGDRCPRCGEGTYTIHRGIEVGQVFYLGTKYSDALGATFLDSQGKASSIEMGCYGIGISRTLAAAVEQSHDENGIIWPQPLSPYPVEIVPVSLTDAAVVETAEKIDGALREKGFEALVDDRDERAGVKFKDADLIGIPLRVTVGKKGLEKGIVELKHRADGTVEEIPIDEAPARLAEKIG; from the coding sequence GTGCGATTTTCGTCTCTATTCGCCCCGACGCTGAAGGACGCTCCCACCGACGCGGAGGTCGTGAGCCACAAGCTTCTGGTGCGGGCCGGCATGATCCGTCAGGTCGCCCGGGGCATCTACGACTACCTGCCGCTCGGTCTGCGCGTGCTGCGAAACGTCGAGAACATCGTCCGCGAGGAGATGAATCGGGCCGGTGGCCAGGAACTCTTGATGCCGGCGGTCTGCCCCGCGGAGCTCTGGAAGGAGAGCAAACGCTGGGACCTCTACGGCAAACAGCTACTGCGCATCAAAGACCGCCACGAGCGCGAGTTCTGCCTCGGCCCGACGCACGAGGAAGTGATTACCGACATCGTGCGCAGCGGCGTGCGCTCGTACCGCGACCTCCCGCTGAACCTCTACCAGGTGCAGATGAAGTTCCGTGACGAGATCCGTCCTCGCTTCGGCCTGATGCGCGGTCGCGAATTCCTGATGAAGGACGCGTACTCGTTCCACACGGACAAAGAGGACTGCGAGCGTGAGTACCGCCACATGTACGAGGCCTACGAGCGGATCTTCAACCGCTGCGGCCTCGAATTCCGTGCGGTCGAAGCCGACACCGGCGCGATCGGCGGCACCCTCAGCCACGAATTCCAGGTCCTCGCTGAGTCCGGCGAGGATGCGATCGCTGCATGCGGCAACTGCACTTATGCCGCCAACGTCGAGCTCGCAGCGCTGGGAGAGGGTCCCGGGGATACACTCACCGAAGAGGCGAGCGCCGAGCTTCAGCGGGTCGCCACGCCGAACAAGCGAACGGTCGAGGATGTCTCGTCGTACCTGGAGATTAACGTCGATCGGTTCATCAAGACGCTGATCTTCGAAAAAGATGATGGCACCGCGGTCGCCGCGCTCGTCCGTGGGGATCAGAGCCTGTCCGAGGCCAAGCTCCGGGCCGCGCTCGGCTGCGACTGGATTCGCCTGGCGGACACGCGAACGGTCGAGAAGGTCACAGGCGCCTCCGTCGGCTTCGCCGGTCCAGTCGGACTCGACGCGCCCATCATCGCCGACCATTCCCTTCACGGCATCCGGGGGGCAGCGAGCGGCGCCAACAGCGACGACGAGCATCTCGTCGGCGTCGAGCACGGGCGCGACTTCGGACCCGGCGTGAGGTTCGCCGACCTGCGCGAAGCGACCCAGGGCGACCGTTGCCCGCGCTGCGGCGAGGGAACCTACACGATCCACCGCGGAATCGAGGTCGGGCAGGTCTTCTATCTCGGCACGAAGTACAGCGATGCACTCGGCGCGACCTTCCTCGATTCGCAGGGCAAGGCTTCGTCCATCGAGATGGGCTGCTACGGCATCGGCATCTCGCGCACCCTGGCCGCCGCGGTCGAGCAGAGCCACGACGAGAACGGCATCATCTGGCCGCAGCCGCTCTCGCCGTACCCGGTCGAGATCGTCCCCGTCTCCCTCACCGACGCCGCCGTGGTCGAGACCGCCGAGAAGATCGACGGCGCGCTGCGCGAGAAGGGCTTCGAAGCTCTCGTCGACGACCGCGATGAGCGAGCGGGTGTGAAGTTCAAGGACGCCGACCTCATCGGAATCCCCCTGCGGGTCACCGTCGGGAAGAAGGGGCTCGAGAAGGGAATCGTCGAGCTGAAGCATCGCGCCGACGGAACCGTCGAGGAAATCCCCATCGATGAGGCGCCCGCGCGCCTCGCGGAGAAAATCGGTTGA
- the pyrF gene encoding orotidine-5'-phosphate decarboxylase, translating into MKKVSSTRPSPLERARERLIFPLDVPSTAEAEELIDALCGEVGIFKVGKQLFLHAGPNIVRHLRERGQNVFLDLKFHDIPRTVARASLEATRLGVKMFTLHASGSFEMMRMTAQQVHQTCRREGLERPTILAVTVLTSLSGEDLKMVGVRSGVMPQVTRLAKLAQEAGMNGVVASPLEIEAIRRECGKRLTIVTPGIRPLDSDAEDQKRVTTPGDAIRSGSDYLVVGSPIRNADDPIVAAREIVEEIADAMRRGRARR; encoded by the coding sequence TTGAAGAAAGTCTCGTCGACGCGACCCAGTCCACTCGAGCGCGCCCGTGAGCGCCTCATTTTTCCACTGGACGTCCCGAGCACCGCAGAAGCCGAGGAACTGATCGACGCGCTCTGCGGCGAAGTCGGCATTTTCAAGGTCGGCAAGCAGCTCTTCCTACACGCCGGCCCGAACATCGTGCGCCACTTGCGGGAACGGGGCCAGAACGTCTTCCTCGACCTGAAGTTCCACGACATCCCGCGCACCGTGGCCCGCGCGTCCCTCGAAGCCACCCGCCTGGGGGTGAAGATGTTCACGCTCCACGCCTCAGGATCCTTCGAGATGATGCGCATGACGGCGCAGCAGGTCCACCAGACGTGCCGGCGCGAAGGTCTCGAACGGCCGACGATCCTCGCGGTCACTGTCCTCACCAGCCTCTCCGGCGAGGACCTGAAGATGGTCGGTGTCCGCTCGGGAGTCATGCCTCAGGTCACGCGTCTCGCGAAGCTCGCGCAGGAGGCCGGGATGAACGGAGTCGTGGCGTCCCCACTCGAGATCGAAGCGATCCGCAGAGAATGCGGAAAGCGGCTGACGATCGTCACGCCCGGCATTCGCCCGCTGGACTCCGACGCAGAAGACCAAAAGCGGGTCACGACGCCCGGCGACGCGATCCGCTCCGGGTCGGACTACCTCGTCGTCGGCTCACCTATCCGGAACGCCGACGACCCCATCGTCGCCGCTCGCGAGATCGTCGAAGAAATTGCAGACGCCATGCGTCGTGGGAGAGCCCGCCGATGA
- a CDS encoding thioesterase codes for MRTYEQNLHVSHADVDFLGEFKVSALLGFLEQAAVEASADGGFDPARYTADGRVWLVRRTRLERLRPVGGGDSLALSTHVSDFRRARSLRRYEVNRTGGHAGSDDAPVVRASTDWVYCDVASGRPVSVPDEMKIGLFGTTDAPSQDRAPRVNPPSEPPAGVFTITVRPSHLDHMRHVNNAVWADFLEDAALALFAERGYGLGEMLEEGGALRIRSLDIEYLGDARLGQALEVQTWLPDDPGLPGKSPTVVQTIARSDGQRLLRARSAWSWRTRPHVLGGIPGASC; via the coding sequence ATTCGCACCTACGAACAGAACCTGCACGTCTCCCACGCCGACGTCGACTTCCTCGGGGAGTTCAAGGTGTCGGCACTGCTCGGGTTTCTCGAGCAAGCCGCCGTCGAGGCCTCGGCCGATGGCGGGTTCGACCCCGCCCGCTACACGGCAGACGGCCGCGTCTGGCTCGTCCGCCGGACCCGCCTGGAGCGGCTGCGGCCCGTCGGGGGCGGCGACTCCCTGGCGCTCTCCACCCACGTTTCCGACTTCCGTCGGGCGCGGTCGCTGCGCCGGTACGAGGTGAACCGCACCGGTGGGCACGCGGGGTCCGACGATGCCCCAGTCGTGCGGGCCAGTACGGATTGGGTCTACTGCGACGTCGCGAGCGGCCGACCGGTGTCGGTCCCCGACGAAATGAAGATCGGGCTCTTCGGCACGACCGACGCCCCGTCGCAGGACCGCGCCCCCCGCGTGAACCCGCCGAGCGAGCCCCCGGCTGGGGTCTTCACGATCACCGTCCGGCCGAGCCACCTCGACCACATGCGACACGTGAACAACGCGGTCTGGGCCGATTTCCTCGAAGATGCGGCGCTCGCTCTGTTCGCTGAGCGCGGGTACGGCCTGGGCGAAATGCTGGAAGAGGGCGGTGCACTCCGAATCCGCTCGCTCGACATCGAGTACCTGGGGGACGCCCGTCTGGGGCAGGCCCTCGAGGTCCAGACCTGGCTCCCGGACGACCCGGGTCTCCCCGGAAAAAGCCCGACGGTGGTCCAGACCATCGCAAGGAGTGACGGCCAGCGCCTCCTGCGTGCTCGGAGCGCGTGGTCGTGGCGCACCCGGCCACATGTACTCGGAGGCATACCTGGGGCCTCCTGTTGA
- a CDS encoding pitrilysin family protein — translation MIPFAVLLLLIASPSLGAMTYGEQVVERTLDNGFEMILLEDHKAPVAVIQVWYRVGARNELPGTTGLSHMLEHMMFKGTTKNGPGEYSRIISRNGGDENAFTSDDGTTYYAKIASDRIDVELELEADRMRNLILNEELFEPERKVVMEERRMRVDDQPISYLFETLSALTFLEHPYRQPVIGWGSDIEGWRLADLQRQYDQYYQPNNAFLVAVGDFDAKELGDRAAALFGPIPRGADAPEVRAHEQQPRGAARVTVRRPAKLPFIAVNYRVPNLNHPDSSALEVLEVVLSAGKSSRLYRDLVEEGRLALDAGASYSRTAIDDKTFTLTAQAQPEITPERLEAALLSQVDTVQKAPPTAEELARAKAQIESSFIFSQDSMFYRALILGTYELSGNWRKADDYLPGIRKVSAEDVQRVAQTWLTEKNRTTGTLLPAAPSAPPQAAESAEAEAK, via the coding sequence ATGATTCCTTTCGCCGTCCTGCTCCTGCTCATCGCCTCGCCATCGCTCGGAGCGATGACGTACGGCGAGCAGGTCGTGGAGCGAACCCTCGACAACGGCTTCGAGATGATCCTGCTCGAAGATCACAAGGCACCCGTCGCCGTGATCCAGGTCTGGTACCGGGTCGGCGCCCGCAACGAGCTCCCCGGCACGACCGGGCTGTCCCACATGCTGGAACACATGATGTTCAAGGGGACGACGAAGAACGGACCGGGTGAGTACTCGCGCATCATCTCCCGCAACGGCGGCGACGAAAACGCGTTCACCTCCGACGACGGCACGACCTACTACGCAAAGATCGCGTCCGACCGAATCGACGTCGAACTCGAGCTCGAAGCCGACCGGATGCGGAACCTCATCTTGAACGAGGAGCTGTTCGAACCGGAGCGAAAGGTCGTCATGGAAGAGCGCCGCATGCGCGTCGACGACCAGCCGATCTCCTATCTCTTCGAGACGCTCAGCGCCCTCACGTTCCTGGAGCACCCCTATCGCCAGCCGGTCATCGGCTGGGGGTCCGACATCGAAGGCTGGCGACTCGCCGACCTCCAACGCCAATACGATCAGTACTACCAGCCCAACAACGCGTTCCTCGTCGCCGTCGGCGACTTCGACGCCAAGGAGCTGGGTGACCGCGCCGCCGCGCTCTTCGGACCGATCCCCAGGGGCGCCGACGCCCCCGAGGTTCGCGCCCACGAGCAGCAGCCGCGCGGCGCCGCGCGGGTCACGGTGCGCCGTCCCGCGAAGCTGCCGTTCATCGCGGTCAACTACCGCGTCCCGAACCTGAACCACCCCGACAGCTCGGCGCTCGAGGTGCTCGAAGTCGTACTCAGCGCCGGCAAGAGCTCGCGCCTGTACCGCGACCTCGTCGAAGAGGGGCGCCTCGCTCTCGACGCCGGAGCCAGCTACTCGCGCACCGCGATCGACGACAAGACCTTCACGCTAACCGCACAGGCGCAGCCCGAGATCACGCCCGAGCGGCTCGAGGCGGCACTCCTCTCCCAGGTCGACACCGTCCAGAAGGCCCCGCCGACCGCCGAAGAACTGGCGCGCGCCAAGGCCCAGATCGAGTCGTCCTTCATCTTCTCGCAGGACTCGATGTTCTACCGAGCACTGATCCTCGGGACCTACGAGCTCTCGGGCAACTGGCGCAAGGCCGACGATTACCTGCCCGGTATCCGAAAGGTTTCGGCCGAGGACGTCCAGCGCGTGGCTCAGACGTGGCTCACAGAGAAGAACCGGACGACCGGCACGCTGCTGCCAGCAGCGCCGTCTGCGCCGCCCCAAGCGGCAGAATCGGCGGAGGCGGAAGCGAAATGA
- a CDS encoding pitrilysin family protein, producing MNARSTIATLTVASILGAPGFSLGAGPKVTRISLDNGIRLVLSEQPAVPIVTIDCLVDGGTRVDPRSRPGLAALTGALLEEGTKGRSGQDISKQIDSLGGSFSTGTASDWVSVGASVLARDFETGLDLVARSLEEPTFPEEAVERLRTETLGELQASQEHPGYIASRGFRKALFGNAPYGHPAHGTAESVKAIKRSEIVAYHQNWIVPERTICAIVGDVKPDRMEQLARKKLGSWKGGKSPAEPAPAKAPPATDVLLDMPTTQANIVIGQMGVDRKNPDFFSIRLMNHILGGGGFQSRLMDTVRDENGLAYSVSSRFGSNRFPGAFQVVLQTKVQSAKAAIDLVREEIQKIHESGVTAEELEAARDYLTGNFPLNLDSTSKLTGFLAQIEYFDLGDDYIETYGDRIRGVTAKDVGDAAQKYLHPDALVQIVVGPEADLASQGLETAP from the coding sequence ATGAACGCACGGAGCACAATTGCCACGTTGACCGTGGCCTCGATTCTCGGCGCCCCCGGCTTCTCCCTCGGAGCCGGCCCCAAGGTCACCCGGATTTCGCTCGACAACGGCATCCGTCTGGTCCTTTCCGAACAACCGGCCGTACCCATCGTCACGATCGACTGCCTGGTCGACGGCGGCACGCGGGTCGACCCGCGCTCCCGACCCGGTCTGGCGGCCCTCACGGGAGCCCTTCTCGAGGAGGGCACCAAGGGACGGTCGGGGCAGGACATCTCCAAGCAGATCGACTCCCTCGGGGGCTCGTTCTCGACCGGGACGGCGAGCGACTGGGTGAGTGTCGGAGCTAGCGTCCTGGCCCGGGATTTCGAAACGGGCCTCGATCTCGTGGCGCGGAGCCTCGAGGAGCCAACGTTCCCCGAGGAAGCCGTCGAACGACTGCGCACCGAGACACTGGGCGAACTCCAGGCGTCGCAAGAGCACCCGGGCTACATCGCGAGCCGCGGCTTCCGCAAAGCCCTGTTCGGCAACGCACCCTACGGACACCCCGCCCACGGAACCGCGGAATCCGTGAAGGCGATCAAGCGTAGCGAGATCGTCGCGTACCACCAGAATTGGATCGTCCCCGAGCGAACGATCTGCGCGATCGTGGGCGACGTGAAACCAGATCGAATGGAACAGCTTGCGCGAAAGAAGCTGGGCTCATGGAAGGGCGGCAAGTCCCCAGCGGAACCCGCCCCGGCCAAGGCCCCACCGGCGACCGACGTGCTCCTCGATATGCCGACGACCCAGGCGAACATCGTAATCGGGCAGATGGGCGTCGACCGCAAGAACCCCGACTTCTTCTCGATTCGACTGATGAATCACATTCTGGGTGGCGGCGGCTTCCAGTCCCGGCTGATGGACACGGTTCGCGACGAGAACGGGCTAGCCTACTCAGTCAGCAGCCGCTTTGGGTCGAACCGGTTTCCGGGCGCGTTTCAGGTGGTGCTTCAGACGAAGGTCCAGAGCGCGAAGGCGGCGATCGATCTCGTGCGCGAAGAGATCCAGAAGATCCATGAGAGCGGCGTCACCGCAGAGGAACTCGAGGCCGCGCGGGACTATCTGACCGGCAACTTCCCGCTGAACCTCGACTCGACGTCCAAGCTGACCGGCTTTCTCGCCCAGATCGAGTACTTCGACCTCGGCGACGACTACATCGAGACGTACGGGGACCGCATCCGAGGCGTCACCGCCAAGGACGTCGGCGACGCAGCGCAGAAATATCTTCATCCCGACGCGCTGGTCCAGATCGTCGTGGGGCCAGAGGCCGATTTGGCGAGCCAGGGACTCGAAACGGCGCCTTGA
- a CDS encoding thioredoxin domain-containing protein, which yields MSRTPAWILALVFFAACTPSSEPTRSPVAPAEPAAEEAAAEEAAAIDRDVLVSRIRRHFESSGQIPGDVNMELLRVEDAEIGELQRGVLRLWKDDQEQELDFLVSADGRWFLRVAPVDLTVDPIAQVIDSITIGPDDPYLGGKDAEVTIVEYSDFQCPFCARAETIVKDDVLREYGDKVRFVYKQMPLVSIHPWAQPASEIGLCVFREGGNDVYWKYHREVFARQSDVEVATATEQLLAIAGEAGGDVAKVTACFEAAETAAIISATLEEAEELSVNSTPTFFINGRRLSGAQPLEAFKAVIDPELGNS from the coding sequence ATGAGCCGGACCCCGGCATGGATCCTGGCTCTCGTGTTTTTCGCTGCGTGCACCCCGAGTTCGGAGCCCACGCGCTCGCCGGTCGCGCCCGCCGAGCCAGCCGCGGAGGAGGCGGCCGCGGAGGAGGCGGCCGCGATCGATCGCGACGTTCTCGTCTCGCGGATCCGCCGTCACTTCGAGTCGAGCGGGCAGATCCCGGGCGACGTGAACATGGAGCTTCTGCGGGTCGAGGACGCCGAAATCGGAGAGCTCCAGCGAGGCGTGCTGCGGCTCTGGAAGGACGACCAGGAGCAGGAACTCGACTTCCTGGTCTCGGCCGATGGTCGCTGGTTCCTGCGGGTCGCGCCGGTCGATCTCACGGTCGACCCGATCGCCCAGGTGATCGACTCGATTACGATCGGGCCGGACGACCCGTATCTCGGCGGCAAAGACGCGGAGGTGACGATCGTCGAGTACTCCGACTTCCAATGCCCGTTCTGCGCTCGTGCCGAGACGATCGTGAAGGACGACGTACTGAGGGAGTATGGCGACAAGGTCAGGTTCGTCTACAAGCAGATGCCGCTCGTCTCGATCCATCCCTGGGCACAGCCTGCCTCGGAGATCGGGCTGTGCGTCTTCCGTGAGGGCGGCAACGACGTCTATTGGAAGTACCACCGTGAGGTGTTCGCGCGGCAAAGCGACGTCGAAGTCGCGACCGCCACCGAGCAGCTCCTAGCCATCGCTGGCGAGGCCGGCGGTGACGTCGCGAAGGTCACGGCTTGCTTCGAGGCCGCGGAGACCGCTGCGATCATCTCCGCGACCCTCGAGGAAGCGGAAGAACTCAGCGTGAACTCGACGCCGACGTTCTTCATCAACGGTCGTCGGCTCTCGGGCGCTCAGCCGCTCGAGGCCTTCAAGGCCGTCATCGATCCTGAGCTCGGCAACTCCTAG
- a CDS encoding ATP-binding protein: MARPSFPNSGTGTGLKASTDFAPPLLSSLVAALPGPLLVLDRADRVALASPAAEEIFGYEPGTLAAQDLRTLFPRGIAESPAQAARGDDQTRRIAISRREMSHEGGSLTLLWLEDVTEQRQSEESLKRNVQDLQQATRAKSEFVASMSHEIRTPMNAVLGMTDILLESDLDEEQRELAERVRRAGANLLTTLNGVLDLSKVEAGHLPFEPTLFGLRNWLHEALELFHTQAAAKNLTLDGIVEDDVPQMVHGDAPRLRQVLVNLIGNAVKFTPSGRVSVRVAAIPETNTLRFSVRDTGVGIEPEHLNRLFEAWSQAGPSMPGECDGTGLGLAIARRFVERMGGTIEASSLPGCGSEFRFSVPMEPKKSSHREPGPIPLHPEHLQRPHRRA, from the coding sequence ATGGCCCGTCCTTCGTTCCCCAATAGCGGGACCGGAACCGGCCTCAAGGCTAGCACCGACTTCGCTCCTCCCCTCCTCTCGAGCCTGGTTGCCGCGTTACCGGGACCGCTTCTCGTGCTCGACCGAGCAGATCGAGTCGCGCTCGCCAGTCCAGCGGCAGAGGAGATCTTCGGCTACGAGCCGGGCACCCTCGCCGCGCAGGATTTGCGGACGCTGTTCCCCCGGGGAATCGCGGAGTCACCCGCGCAGGCCGCCCGCGGTGACGACCAGACGCGCCGGATCGCGATCTCGCGCCGCGAGATGAGCCACGAGGGCGGTTCGCTGACGTTGCTCTGGCTCGAGGACGTGACCGAGCAGCGGCAGTCCGAGGAGAGCCTGAAGCGCAACGTCCAGGACCTCCAGCAGGCCACGAGGGCGAAATCGGAATTCGTGGCGAGCATGAGCCACGAGATTCGGACCCCCATGAACGCCGTCCTCGGCATGACGGACATCCTGCTGGAGAGCGATCTCGACGAGGAGCAGCGAGAGCTGGCCGAGCGCGTTCGGCGCGCCGGGGCAAACCTCCTCACGACCCTGAACGGCGTGCTCGACCTCTCGAAGGTCGAGGCGGGCCATCTGCCGTTCGAGCCGACGTTGTTCGGACTGCGCAACTGGCTTCACGAGGCCCTCGAGCTCTTCCACACTCAGGCCGCCGCGAAGAACCTGACCCTCGATGGCATCGTCGAGGACGACGTGCCCCAGATGGTCCACGGAGACGCTCCACGCTTGCGCCAGGTCCTCGTGAATCTCATTGGAAACGCAGTGAAATTCACACCGTCGGGCCGGGTGAGCGTCCGTGTCGCAGCCATCCCCGAGACCAACACTCTGCGCTTCTCGGTCCGCGATACCGGGGTCGGAATCGAGCCGGAGCACCTGAACCGCCTGTTCGAAGCGTGGTCTCAGGCCGGCCCGTCGATGCCGGGGGAGTGTGACGGCACCGGGCTCGGGCTGGCCATCGCCCGTCGCTTCGTAGAGCGCATGGGCGGTACCATCGAGGCCTCCAGCCTCCCGGGCTGCGGCTCGGAGTTCCGCTTCTCGGTCCCCATGGAGCCGAAGAAGTCGTCCCACCGGGAGCCGGGGCCCATCCCACTCCATCCGGAGCACCTGCAGCGACCGCACCGACGAGCGTAG
- a CDS encoding PQQ-dependent sugar dehydrogenase translates to MTRHTFSGVERLSLAFLLAAFVAACGSSGGDSSNDGGGGARPTPAPTAEPTAAPQPTETPAPAGPPALRLTEIASGLSQPLYAVSPPDDPRLFILEQAGAVRVLVDGALRDEPFLDLTDIVGCCGERGLLGIAFLPDYESSGRFVVNYTNAEGDTVIAEYARSEDDPDRAAPDEVHRFLVIEQPFGNHNGGMVVFGPDGMLYVGLGDGGAAADPLDSGQNSQTKLGAMLRIDVDTHPEPPDGNLAGADPDVWAIGLRNPWRYSFDRMTGDLYIADVGQNLFEEVHVAAAGAGSGNYGWNIMEGFHCFDPVEDCDMSGLLLPAVEYGRDLGCSVTGGYVYRGDAVAGLDGWYLYGDFCSNRVWAMRWEAGEVLEHHEITDDLDPDGIIGGLASFGEDADGEMYVVSIDGSVYRVDSE, encoded by the coding sequence GTGACGAGACACACTTTTTCGGGCGTGGAGCGGCTGTCATTGGCGTTCCTTCTGGCGGCGTTCGTAGCCGCCTGTGGATCCAGCGGGGGCGACTCCTCGAACGACGGTGGAGGGGGCGCACGGCCCACCCCGGCACCGACAGCGGAGCCGACTGCGGCTCCGCAGCCCACCGAGACTCCGGCGCCGGCCGGTCCGCCGGCGCTCCGCCTGACTGAGATCGCGTCGGGGCTCTCGCAACCGCTGTATGCGGTCTCGCCTCCGGACGACCCCCGGCTCTTCATCCTGGAACAGGCGGGCGCCGTTCGGGTGCTGGTCGACGGCGCCCTGCGGGACGAGCCCTTCCTCGATCTCACCGACATCGTCGGCTGTTGTGGTGAGCGCGGCCTCCTCGGGATCGCGTTCCTCCCCGATTACGAGTCCAGCGGACGGTTCGTCGTGAACTACACCAACGCAGAGGGCGACACGGTCATCGCCGAGTACGCGCGGTCTGAGGACGACCCCGACCGCGCGGCGCCGGACGAGGTTCATCGCTTCCTCGTGATCGAGCAGCCCTTTGGAAACCACAACGGCGGCATGGTCGTGTTCGGGCCCGATGGGATGCTCTACGTGGGTCTCGGGGATGGGGGTGCCGCCGCGGACCCGCTCGATTCCGGCCAGAATTCCCAGACGAAGTTGGGTGCGATGCTTCGGATCGACGTCGACACCCACCCCGAGCCCCCCGACGGCAACCTGGCCGGAGCGGATCCCGACGTGTGGGCGATCGGCCTGAGAAACCCGTGGCGGTACAGCTTCGACCGCATGACCGGCGACCTCTACATCGCCGACGTCGGACAGAACCTGTTCGAGGAAGTCCACGTCGCCGCCGCGGGAGCCGGGAGCGGCAACTACGGCTGGAACATCATGGAGGGCTTCCACTGCTTCGATCCCGTCGAGGATTGCGACATGAGCGGCCTCCTCCTGCCCGCGGTCGAGTACGGTCGAGATCTCGGTTGCTCCGTCACCGGCGGCTACGTCTACCGAGGCGACGCGGTGGCCGGCTTGGACGGCTGGTATCTGTACGGGGACTTTTGCAGCAACCGGGTCTGGGCCATGCGGTGGGAGGCCGGTGAAGTGCTCGAGCACCACGAGATCACCGACGACCTCGACCCCGACGGGATCATTGGTGGACTAGCTTCTTTCGGCGAGGACGCGGATGGCGAGATGTACGTCGTTTCGATCGACGGAAGCGTCTACCGGGTCGATTCCGAGTGA
- a CDS encoding glycosyltransferase family 2 protein, with protein MNSVSTRLPSLSASFPAHNEEDNVERMIGSLLAALPELADRFEIIAVDDGSKDKTFERASAMAKADPRIRVVRHEVNRGYGAAVWTGLTSGTMEYAFFTDGDRQFDVAQLAELIPLIAQSDAAVGYRVNRQDNAIRIMNAHAWNWLIRTLLKVPVRDVDCAFKLFRRDALEDLQIKSGGAMFSAELLARLVAAGAKIVENPVRHLPRESGASSGGNPRVIARAFRELFQLYDELRGSS; from the coding sequence TTGAACTCCGTCTCCACACGGCTTCCGAGCCTCTCAGCCTCATTTCCTGCGCACAACGAGGAAGACAACGTCGAGAGGATGATCGGGAGCCTTCTTGCCGCTTTACCGGAACTCGCGGATCGCTTCGAGATCATCGCGGTCGACGATGGCTCGAAAGACAAGACCTTCGAGCGCGCCTCGGCGATGGCGAAGGCCGATCCCCGGATCCGTGTCGTGCGACACGAGGTCAATCGGGGCTACGGAGCCGCCGTCTGGACCGGCCTCACCAGCGGCACCATGGAGTACGCGTTCTTCACCGACGGAGACCGCCAGTTCGACGTCGCTCAACTCGCGGAACTGATCCCGCTCATCGCGCAGAGCGACGCCGCCGTCGGGTACCGCGTGAATCGCCAAGACAATGCGATTCGGATCATGAACGCGCATGCCTGGAACTGGCTCATTCGCACGCTCCTGAAAGTGCCCGTGCGCGACGTCGACTGTGCCTTCAAGCTCTTCCGTCGCGACGCCCTCGAAGACCTCCAGATCAAGTCGGGTGGGGCGATGTTCTCGGCCGAGCTGCTGGCGCGCCTAGTCGCGGCCGGGGCAAAGATCGTCGAGAACCCGGTCCGCCATCTGCCCCGGGAGAGCGGCGCCTCGTCGGGAGGCAATCCACGGGTGATCGCACGTGCATTCCGGGAGCTGTTCCAGCTCTACGACGAGCTGCGCGGCTCCAGCTGA